CAGGTAATCAAATACAATATTGTAGGGCAAATGTGCCCTCTaagtcttgtttttcctcttaaaaatgaCAACTGCTACTTGCTTGTAAAATAGGAAAAGTTTCTCTTACCTGCAGAAGTCCAAATAGCCATATTTAGGTGCTTAATCCCTACTATGACAGTACTTGCAAAACTTCAGCTATCTGCACAGTCGGTTTCATGGTTCCTTGGGACTGAGGTTGGGGAGCTATTACGGGAAGGTTTCTGGATGCTCCACTTTAGAATCACAAGCTATCTAGCTGGGAACTACTTGAGATTATAGCTTGATAATGTCTCCTCTAATATTGACCTAAAAATATCACTTTCAAACTTACATTGGACTGCTTCTGGTTAGTTTTGTTGTTAagcttgcttttgttcttttgtagCAAGTCATGCGCTTTGCAGAAATGACCCAGGAAGTTGAAGTTGCAAGACCTGTTGATAGACCGCTCTGTGGCTTAACACCAGGACGGCGCTTTAGGAATCAGGCCTTCAGAGAGGAACTCTCCCGGAAATTGGAGATGCGGGGTGGCCCAATAAATGGAGGTAAATGCTGGAATGCTAGGAGATTACAGCACAGTTTTTTCTGTTAGGAGTTGAAGgccattttaaagcaaattatttgaGCCTTGGAACTGCAAAAGGAACTTCACTTAACTGCTAGTTGTGTGCCTTCTCTGCAATAGGCATTGCTCTTCTCATACTGCAGTGCTACTTGTAGTATAAACCCAGTTGCTGTGTATGTATTGAGGTAATTCTTTGTTATTGGTGATGAACTGAATTCATGGTCCCATTATTGCAGCTCCTGAAAGGAAATTGGGCTGAAGATGATATTTTGATGTTTCTGTATGCTTAGGGCCTACTTTAGAAATCAAGAGTTGCCtggaagttttataaagcaATGAATCAAGAATgccacatttaatttttttctccacactGTTATCTCCTCTGAAAACTTCTAGTTATCATTAATTATTCTAAGTTCTGTCTACTTCATGGTACTGTGGAATGAATGATCTGTGGGTGTGCATTGTCAAATggaatttttctgttctgtagcTTGCTGACAGACTTTCTTGGCTTTAATCttgcagaaacagaagagcaatctgtttcagaaatgtttttgcagAACTTTCCTCCATTGCCTTCATGTGAGCTATTGGATGTTAATGATGATCAAACACTTCCAAAGCTTATTGAAGTCCTGGAAAAACGCCATAAACTACGACAAATGTTGTCAGAGGAGTTTGCCAAAAACGGTAAGAATTTGAATATCAGTGTggaactagattttttttttttttggtgccctTATTACTGCTACTCAAGGGATCTCTTCTGTGCCAACATGAGATAAGAATCTTGTCTAGATCGATCACTtaaaaccccctttttttttgaggtAATGAAATAGCTGGTAGTGTTAAATTGGtaggagaaaaacagaactgCTTTTGATATTATAGAGATATGGTGAGAAGATAAAATATCAATTCTCTTGCAGTGCTTGCATTTAAAACAATGCTGCAAGATTTTGACTCCAGTATTGTATCCAAGGAAAACTATATTCAAGGGAAACTgtctgagaaagagaaaacaatagCAGGACAGAAAATGGAGCTAGAAcgcctggagaagaaaattaaaactttggAATACAAGGTGAGTTTTTTTCATTGTCTAAAACTAAGCACAAAACGCATTTTCTATGTACCATTTAGcaagcttctggacatctgAAGTTGCTTGCAAGGTGGATATCAGAAAAAAGATTAGAAGTATTTTGTGGGGAACTTTACTGAACACTTagttttttggcttttcttaTGAGGTAAGACTTTTCTTAATACATTAAGAAGGGCAACTTAAAGTTGTAAAATTTCTGAAACCTTTTAGAATGTGGACTATTTCTCTGGGTGTATTTGCACAACAGCTAATATATTCTAGTATATGTTAACAGTCAAATATAACTAGCAATTCTGCGCTTAGATGGTTGCACTTCTAAAAAGCATAGCCAtgtccttcctctcttcctccagATTGAGATTTTGGAGAAAACTGCAACAATTTATGAAGAAGACAAGCGTAATCTTCAGCAAGAACTAGAAAGCAAGAGCCAGAAATTGCAACGTCAGGCTTCTGACAAGCGTAGGTTGGAGGCACGATTACAAGGCATGGTGGCAGAAACAACCATGAAATGGGAGAAGGAGTGTGTAAGTACACTGCCATATTTATTAGAAATGGGTAATGGAGCAatgctggggggagctggctggcttGTTTTTGTGATGGTTTTTTATATAGTAGTACCATTAAGAATGGAGGTGTGTTTGGCTTTAATTATGGACATGGAACggacattttgaaattaaattttataaatatgGTATGATAAAATAAATTCCTCAAGGACTTTTGGTGCAGTTAGAGCAGCCCTCTTAAGCACTGTGTCACTTCATTTCAATGTCTAGAATTTGTTCTTTTGGGTTAGTGGCACTCTAACTAAGGAGTGATTCCCTTGTTCTGTGGGTTCTCGGTAGAAGCCTAGTGACAGGGTTTCCCCTTTATCCTCATGTAAACTCTTGCTCAGCTATCCACTTGACAAGCAATAAGGAAAGGAAATCTGAGGGATTAACTTTTACTACTGCAGGACTGTTTACTACTTCAGGATGATTGATAGAACTATAGTTGGACATGTTTCCATTTGTCATAATTTAGGAAGCAAAATGGTTATGGCAtcaaatgtattattttataatCTGGAAAGTCTTTAGCTTGATATGTCGTTATCTCCAATAGCTTGTATCTCAGTGGGGAAGAATTTCATTCCACGTGGAATATGCAATTCCCTTCAAACCTTCAGCACAATTGCTTGTTCTTTCGTGTAACGTACTTCATGCTTGTCCTCACTTGTCTTTGTAGGAGCGTCGTgtagcagcaaagcagctggaGATGCAGAACAAACTTTGGGTCaaagatgaaaaactgaagcagCTGAAGGCTATTGTTACTGaaccaaaaaatgaaaaaccagAGAGACCTTCACGGGAGAGAGACCGAGAGAAGCCTGTTCAGAGATCAGTGTCTCCTTCACCAGCACCCGTAAGTTGCCTTTAAAACACTTCTTGATATAGGGAAAAGAATATTTATAAGAATGAACTGAAGTGCAGGCCAATTCTCTTTAGAGGCTAGAAAATAGTTCCCAAGCACAGAATTTGCCTAACTTAAACTTGCTTTGAATTCTTTGTCTCCTGTTGTATTTATCAGTGCTCTTTATTCGTGCTCCTACCTTCTAATGCTACTCTAGTATTGGAGGAACAGCTGATTCTTGATGCTGTCACTGCAACACAATACCTCTCCAAAACAATAAGCTTGAAGAGCTGAATTGGCATCCTGCACATTGTCAGTATTCATTGTTTTATTGCCTTATAAGTTGACAGTTCTGTATGTTTGctaatttctttcctgttctctCTAGCCTTCTAGTAACTTTATTACTTGGGTCTCTAACAGCGGCACATGAGCAACCCGCAGGTGCATAGACGTTCTAATTCTTGTAGCAGCATTTCTGTGGCATCCTGTGTTATGGAATGGGAGCAGAAAACCCCTTCGCACAAGCATACCAGTGGCACTTCTAATGCAAGGAGTAGACAACAAGAACCAGAACAAAGTAGAGACTATAACACCTCAGACAGAAGGCGAGGGATGTGCTGGACTGGAGTCATTGAGGTTCCCAGGCGTAGAGATGAGCTAGAAATAGAAGAGGATCAATGCTGCAGGGTTAGTGCTGCTCCTGTCAAAAGCTAAATGTAGCATTGCTTAGTCTGACTTAAAAGCTCATTACAACTGCTCCCTTACATTGAGCACCCCTAACATAGATTGGAGTTTTCCCCTAAATGTATTTCTCATAGGACAGTACTGTTTCGAAAATGAGTCTACTCATTCTCTTTGACTTCTTAACTTGACGTTTGGAAACTCCTTAAAAGCAGTGTGTGTATTTCTTGCTGGCACCTAGATGGCACTGGTAAGGAATGCTGAACTAGCTAGACTTTTTCTCTAGCTATGAATGTCCTTGTGTTTTAACTTGTGTCTGTCTCTTCAGATCTATCTTGCAGCCTGTAATTTACCATAGTCTGTTTGGGCAGCTTAAAAGGTGGTCTTATAAGCCATATCTGCAAATGTCTACTGGACATAGTGCTTGGACAAACATCTCACTTGTGAGACTGTTAACTTTCACTCTCTTAGAATAGTCTTCCCTAACTTTCACATCTGCGTTAAAACTGGGGGCTTTGCTTACAGGTGGGAgactttttcttcattaaactGGTGCATGCAAATGTTTGTATTGGTGGTGTCTCTATCACATTATAGTGGTGTCACAGTGGCTCAGGTAAATCGAAGAGAATTGTACAACTCCAGCCTCTTGAGAGAGCTTCTAAAGAGGAGGAAAGTTTATCATGGTACAatttatttttgagagtatTCTCAAGATTTCTGTCACTTGCTGGGCCTTTGAAGTCAGGGGCATGCTTTTAAGCAAATGCTATTCCAACTAACTAATACATGAACCACTGTCAGCAGAGTAAGGGATGTGGTCTCTGCCACAGTAAAATGTGACCAGTAGTAGCATGCCCTCTCCTTACAACATAACTTCTAAGGCACCTTGGCAGAATTGTTTCAAAAAGCCGTCAACAGAAATAAGTACTTGCCCACTAAAAGTGGGGGAAGAAAGTACTGAagtgtgttttgtgttttgggttttttttggggggggggggcgggggatgttgtggggttttttttattttaatggaagatTTTTTGCTGAAAGCCACACTTCCCTatatatgtttaatttttaagagcTGCTTTAGCCTTGTAAGAGGTTTTATCTGTAGAGCGTGCAGCCAATCTCTTGTCTGTTGGTCAAAGAAATCCTAATTGATGCTCATcatctgaaaatacagtggatGGGATTTGCATTCATAGGTTTGGGATATTGACCTCACCATGATTCAGAGGTGTCTCAAATTAGTGTGTAAATAGAACAGAGAGAGTCTACAAATACTCTTTCAAAAGCCCATTCAAAGATCTTGAAGGGAcccaggtttttgtttttaaacaagttttcaGAATGTTCTGATTTTCCTGAGCAACTGACAATAATGTtcatacaataaaaatacaagaactTCAATCATTTTTCATGGATTTCCAACAGCTGAGTTCAGAAGTGATAGCACTAGCGCAGGGGATGCTTCCTCTGCTCTATTTACTCAGAAATGTTATGAGGTCTTGCATCCTTTAGAGATGTTGGCAATCCATACTCAGTCTGCTTCCTTTGCTAcctcaaaaatacattttgattcATGAATGCATTCATGGAAACAAATGTCTCTTTTCTGGTCGGTTAATATGTTTGTAGCAATCTGTTTTGATTTGGAAACTCAGGAGAAGCATTACCAAAAATAATATATTCTTGAGGAATATCCTCCTTGAGGAAACTCTTACTAGGTATGGAATGCAAGAGATTGGATATAACACTTACCTAAAATTTACAAGAAATGGGAATTGGCACAGAAATAATCTGTTAATAATTTTATGCAAGGCTCTTGGTAATGGTGCCTTTCAGGATGCACTCTGAAAACACTTTAGGAATAAAGCTTTGATCTTCATACAAACGTATCTTAACCAGACCTGCAAAGTTCACTTCTGCTAATGATAACCTCCGAGAGATTTACTGTGTGCTgatttcttctgattctcttccacTCTGATCAGAATGCACCTCCAGTTCGCCTCAGACACAGACGGTCGCGCTCAGCTGGGGAGAGATGGGTAGATCATAAGCCACCCTCTAATCTGCCCACTGAAACAGTCATGCAGCCACATGTCCCTCATGCCATCACAGTAGCGGCTGCAAGTGAAAAGGCACTAGCTAAGTGTGACAAGTATATGCTGACACACCAGGAGCTAGCCTCTGATGGGGAGATTGAAACAAAACTAATTAAGGTAAAGCAAACGCCTTTGTTGTAAACTTGTGATAACCCTGTCAAAACCTATTTCTGGCAATGTATTTGTGTTACGGGCTTACTGGCTTGTGAAAGGGTATGTTTGACTCAATCTTCTAAGAGATTTGATTTGAAAGTTTTGTGCAGTTGGATTTAAGGGAGCTTTTAGAgtctgaaaatacttttcttgaaCTTTGTCATTACTTCATAAAAACCTTTACAAGCTTGTTTATCTCGGTCACTGTTTTCCTTGAAAGTAATTAAggtggtttgttggtttttttttttttcctctagtaaAATGCAATAATCCATTTGTAATGAAAGTTTCTTAGACTTGTGGCTGCAGCTAATCTTGTGGAGTCAGTCTTGTTGGAGTGATATTATTTGATTTCCACTAGCAGTATGAGTAAGCTTGCTGCAGTGATGGATGCTCGAATGCTCCAGGACATAATTTCTAGTAGTCAACTGACAAACAAATTGGTGAGACAGCCTACACTTTGAAAGCTTGCAATGTTTGTGTCCCAAAACACTGACTGTACTTACCTAAGGCAAACTGAGACCTCTTCGTAATTTGTAGCAAGAGgcttttggtttatttttcctacAGTCACAGGCCTTCCAatattgtcttttttctttgagttttaaaaaaagctcttaCTCCTGTAAGGTAACCTTGTACATTCCAGCGATGTTGCCAAAAGCAAAGGCTTGCATAGCTGACCACATATCTGTTCATGCTGTGGAATGGAACTAAGCCTATGACATGTTTTCTGTAGTATTACTTGGTCATCATTATCATACAGAAATCTTTGTCATCATAGTGACTGGTCTATGGGTATCTTGCATGATCATCAGAATAGATGGTGTTCACTCTTTATTGTCCTGTGTTTAATAAGAGAAGATATACAACGGGGCAGAGTGTATTTGTGCACATATGCTAGCTGGCTACTAACCTGCAAGGAAATGACAGTTGTAAGCACCTAAGTTTTCATGTGAAACCGGTGCTGTAGCTATCATACTGACCTAGTGACTGTACCTTAACTACTTTaactgctttttgtttccagGGCGATGTTTTCAAAACCAGGGGTGGTGGACAGGCTGTACAGTTCACAGAGATAGAGACTCTAAAGCAAGAATCTCCAACCGGGTGAGTTGTGGTCTTAATTTTAGGTTCTGACACTGCTGGAGATATGCAACTTCAATTGTGCATATGTAACCGCTTCTGGTCCAAATAATTGAACATAAAGTTGTTGCATCTAACTTGAAATCATGTAAGAGTAACTCGTAGAGGCTTTATAGATACTGtagctgcttttaattttggtCTGCTGCTTGAGACCAAGGTATTTATTTAGAAAGTATGAATGTATTCTCTCCTGTATGAGAATCTGCCAAAATACATGACacttgtaacttcttttttttccccatatacTTCTTTCAGTCGAAAGCGAAGATCATCCCCTTCCAATCCTGACCCACCTGAGGATGCTGCAGACTCTGAGTGGACTGATGTAGAAACCAGGGTAAgctaaaaaggaagaagggggaCATCTCATGCTTGGTCTGGATGAGAATTTGGGGTAATGCTGATAGCTAGGTGGGGGGTTAGCAGTGAAGACTGATTTTCTGTGTCTTAGTGTTCCGTGGCAGTGGAGATGAGGGCAGGATCAGCTCTTGGACCTGGATATCAGCATCATGCTCAGCCCAAGTAAGTGCAGCTCTCCTTTGTAGCTGGGGCATTGTGATCTCTTTCCTGACAATATCTAAAGTGAGaactccccccccgccttgaCCTTGCTGCCCTTCCTGCTTTAGGTTTGGGGTGCATACCTCCTTAATGCTGTAGGATAAGCAGACTTATTCAATGTTGGAAACTGGTGACAGGGTAGATCAGTAGGAGACTCTAAGCAGAAATATTAACTTGTCTTCTGGGTCAAAGTCTGGCATTCAGTGTAGTAAGCAGAATGTCAAGTTTGATCTTGTGCTATCTTGACTGTGAAAAGGTGGGAACTGTAGGATGCCTAGCAGGTCCAGACTGGCATAGGGTTAGGGATTGCAAGGACAAGGTGCTAAGCTGTATACCCTCTTCTTCTGCCTCCCTAGCCTCTGTCAGGTGCTGATGTAgtaaaatgtattcatttttatatctttagataaatttaaattaaataaggTTACAAATACCTTACTATTCATTTCAATATGGTTTAGGGAGGAGGAAACCGAGGCAACTGTGGGATATACCTAATGGTATACTTGAATGTAGCTCATATTCCAGCTGCTACCTGCTGTGTAATTGTCAAGGCACCTGCTAAGGAAGCATGGACTCTAGTCATGCTAGAAgaaactttctgctttttcaaatgcatAGATAACAGTCTGAATTCCTCAGGGCTGTCTTACCATTCTTTCCCATGGTGGGATCAGTGGCGGTTGCACACATAAATGCAAGCTTACCAAATCAGAAGTCCCAACTTCTAGCAAAAGATCCAGATGATCCTGCAGTTTGTAAGGCTAGTGCCCAACACTTGAGCCCCCATGTCTAACAAAACACTTTATTgacaaaagaaatgcttcagaTAAGATAGTTTTGTTAAACTAGGTGTTGCAGAACAGAATTCAATATCCAGATTTGTCCTCTTGCACATAGATGCTGGCAGTGCTCTGGAAGTCACCTATTCAGCTCAGGGGAATAAAATTTGCAGTTTTGCAAGAGATGTTTAcaggcaggagagggg
This DNA window, taken from Haliaeetus albicilla chromosome 12, bHalAlb1.1, whole genome shotgun sequence, encodes the following:
- the KIF23 gene encoding LOW QUALITY PROTEIN: kinesin-like protein KIF23 (The sequence of the model RefSeq protein was modified relative to this genomic sequence to represent the inferred CDS: inserted 1 base in 1 codon), producing MKAARAKTPRRPAVKKPSNPSLKDPVGVYCRVRPLSRPDQECCIEVINETTVQIHPPDGYRIFRNGEYRETQYSFKEVFGTLVVQKELFDVVAKPLVEDLIRGKNGLLFTYGVTGSGKTHTMTGSPGDGGLLPRCLDMIFNSIGPFQAKRFVFKLDDKNGVDVQCEVDALLERQKRDAMPVPKTPSGKRQIDPEFADMINVQDHCKVEEVDEDNVYSVFVSYIEIYNNYIYDLLEEAPFEPIKPKWNSCNTPVRNGDFIPPQSKILREDQNHNMYVTGCTEVEVKSTEEAFEVFWRGQKKRRIANTQLNRESSRSHSVFIIKLAQAPLDADGDNVLQEKEQITLSQLSLVDLAGSERTNRTKAEGNRLREAGNINQSLMTLRTCIEVLRENQMYGTNKMVPYRDSKLTHLFKNYFDGEGKVRMIVCVNPKAEDYEESLQVMRFAEMTQEVEVARPVDRPLCGLTPGRRFRNQAFREELSRKLEMRGGPINGETEEQSVSEMFLQNFPPLPSCELLDVNDDQTLPKLIEVLEKRHKLRQMLSEEFAKNVLAFKTMLQDFDSSIVSKENYIQGKLSEKEKTIAGQKMELERLEKKIKTLEYKIEILEKTATIYEEDKRNLQQELESKSQKLQRQASDKRRLEARLQGMVAETTMKWEKECERRVAAKQLEMQNKLWVKDEKLKQLKAIVTEPKNEKPERPSRERDREKPVQRSVSPSPAPPSSNFITWVSNXRHMSNPQVHRRSNSCSSISVASCVMEWEQKTPSHKHTSGTSNARSRQQEPEQSRDYNTSDRRRGMCWTGVIEVPRRRDELEIEEDQCCRNAPPVRLRHRRSRSAGERWVDHKPPSNLPTETVMQPHVPHAITVAAASEKALAKCDKYMLTHQELASDGEIETKLIKGDVFKTRGGGQAVQFTEIETLKQESPTGRKRRSSPSNPDPPEDAADSEWTDVETRCSVAVEMRAGSALGPGYQHHAQPKRRKP